Proteins co-encoded in one Neofelis nebulosa isolate mNeoNeb1 chromosome 2, mNeoNeb1.pri, whole genome shotgun sequence genomic window:
- the ZBTB48 gene encoding telomere zinc finger-associated protein, with protein sequence MDGSFIQHSVRVLQELNKQREKGQYCDATLDVGGLVFKAHWSVLACCSHFFQSLYGDGSGGSVVLPAGFAEIFGLLLDFFYTGHLALTSGNRDQVLLAARELRVPEAVELCQSFKPKTSVGQASSGQSGLGKPTPRNVNSHLKEPAGLEEEEVSKTLGQVPRDQEISGSHSPERPQLGLPAPSEGPSFHRGKLKQALKLCPPEDKEPEDCKAPPRPFEAEGVQLQGGNNEWEVVVQVEDDGDGDYVSETEALPTRRKSNMIRKPCAAEPALSTGSLAAEPAESRKGRAVPVECPTCHKKFLSKYYLKVHNRKHTGEKPFECPKCGKCYFRKENLLEHEARNCMNRSEQVFTCSVCQETFRRRMELRVHMVSHTGEMPYKCSSCSQQFMQKKDLQSHLIKLHGAPKPHACPTCAKCFLSRTELQLHEAFKHRGEKLFVCEECGHRASSRNGLQMHIKAKHRNERPYVCEFCSHAFTQKANLNMHLRTHTGEKPFQCHLCGKTFRTQASLDKHNRTHTGERPFGCEFCEQRFTEKGPLLRHVASRHQEGRPHFCQICGKTFKAVEQLRVHVRRHKGVRKFECTECGYKFTRQAHLRRHMEIHDRVENYNPRQRKLRNLVIEDEKMVVVALQPPAELEVGSAEVIVASLAQGGLTSQLPSQRLCAEESLVSSGVMEPSLIITAAIPEDCDT encoded by the exons ATGGACGGCTCCTTCATCCAGCACAGTGTGAGGGTTCTGCAGGAGCTCAACAAGCAGCGAGAGAAGGGCCAGTACTGCGATGCCACCCTGGACGTGGGAGGCCTGGTGTTCAAGGCACACTGGAGTGTCCTTGCCTGCTGCAGCCACTTCTTCCAGAGCCTCTATGGGGATGGCTCAGGGGGCAGTGTTGTCCTCCCTGCCGGCTTTGCTGAGATCTTTGGTCTCCTGTTGGACTTTTTCTATACTGGTCACCTTGCTCTCACCTCCGGAAACCGGGATCAGGTGCTTTTGGCAGCAAGGGAGTTGCGAGTGCCAGAGGCTGTGGAGCTTTGCCAGAGTTTCAAGCCCAAAACCTCAGTGGGGCAGGCATCAAGTGGCCAGAGTGGGCTGGGGAAACCTACCCCCCGGAATGTAAACAGCCACCTCAAGGAGCCGGCAGGcttggaggaagaggaagttTCGAAGACACTGGGTCAAGTCCCCAGAGACCAGGAGATCAGTGGCAGTCACAGCCCCGAAAGGCCCCAGCTTGGTCTCCCGGCCCCGAGTGAGGGCCCCTCCTTCCACCGTGGGAAACTCAAGCAAGCCTTGAAGCTTTGTCCCCCAGAAGACAAGGAGCCTGAGGATTGCAAAGCACCCCCAAGACCCTTTGAGGCTGAAGGTGTCCAGCTGCAGGGCGGGAATAATGAG TGGGAAGTGGTGGTTCAAGTGGAGGACGACGGGGATGGTGATTATGTTTCTGAGACTGAGGCCTTGCCAACCAGGAGGAAATCAAACATGATCAGAAAGCCCTGTGCTGCAGAGCCAGCCCTGAGCACAGGTTCCCTGGCAGCCGAGCCGGCTGAGAGCAGAAAAGGTAGAGCGGTGCCGGTTGAATGCCCCACATGTCATAAAAAGTTCCTCAGCAAATATTATCTAAAAGTCCACAACAG GAAAcacactggggagaaaccctTTGAATGTCCCAAGTGTGGAAAGTGCTACTTTCGGAAGGAGAACCTCCTGGAGCACGAAGCCCGGAACTGCATGAACCGCTCGGAACAG GTCTTCACGTGCTCCGTGTGCCAGGAGACCTTCCGCCGGAGGATGGAGCTGCGGGTGCACATGGTGTCCCACACGGGGGAGATGCCCTACAAG TGCTCCTCCTGCTCCCAGCAGTTCATGCAGAAGAAGGACTTGCAGAGCCACCTGATCAAACTCCACGGAGCCCCCAAGCCCCACGCC TGTCCCACCTGTGCCAAGTGCTTCCTGTCCCGAACAGAACTGCAGCTGCACGAGGCCTTCAAGCACCGAGGGGAGAAACTGTTCGTGTGTGAGGAGTGTGGGCACAGGGCCTCAAGCCGAAACGGCCTGCAGATGCACATCAAGGCCAAGCACAG GAATGAGAGGCCGTACGTGTGTGAGTTCTGCAGCCACGCCTTCACCCAGAAAGCTAATCTCAACATGCACCTGCGTACgcacacgggcgagaagccctTCCAGTGCCACCTCTGCGGCAAGACCTTCCGCACCCAAG CCAGCCTGGACAAGCACAACCGCACTCACACTGGCGAGAGGCCCTTCGGCTGTGAGTTCTGCGAGCAGCGCTTCACCGAGAAGGGGCCCCTGCTGAGGCACGTGGCCAGCCGCCACCAGGAAGGCCGGCCCCACTTCTGCCAGATCTGTGGGAAGACCTTCAAAG ccGTGGAGCAGCTGCGCGTGCACGTCCGAAGGCACAAGGGCGTCAGGAAGTTCGAATGCACCGAGTGCGGCTACAAGTTCACCCGGCAG GCCCACCTCCGGAGGCACATGGAGATCCACGACCGGGTGGAGAACTATAACCCGCGGCAGCGCAAACTCCGGAACCTGGTCATTGAGGACGAGAAGATGGTGGTGGTGGCACTTCAGCCACCCGCCGAGCTGGAGGTGGGCTCGGCCGAGGTCATCGTGGCATCCCTGGCGCAGGGCGGCCTGACCTCCCAGCTGCCCAGCCAGAGACTCTGCGCGGAGGAGAGCCTGGTGAGCTCCGGGGTCATGGAGCCCTCGCTCATCATCACGGCAGCCATCCCTGAGGACTGTGACACGTAG